TGATCTAATCAATACACAAACCTGATGTGTTGTTCGAATCCATCTTACCCGCAACATCAGGGTCAGAACCTTATATTCTGATTGCCCTTGGTTGCTCTCTTCTTATCATTGTGACCTAATCAATACAGCAAGCCTGATGTGTTGTTCGAATCCATCTTACTCGCAACATCAGGGTCAGAACCTTATATTCTGATTGCCCTTGGTTGCTCTCTTCTTATCATTGTGACCTAATCAATACAGCAAGCCTGATGTGTTGTTCGAATCCATCTTACTCGCAACATAAGGTCAGAACCTTATATTCTGATTGCCCTTGGTTGCTCTCTTCTTTTACTAGTACGACAGTGGGTCGTTCATAGTTTAAACATAGGGGTGGGAGCCATGTTTTCACTTGAGCCCCtgatttcaaattattattttttgtataaagATCGGTCTTTTAACTTACATTTGTTATTTACCGAGGGTGGGTGGAGGGGAACATCCACTGGTTTATCAATTATAACCAAAGACTAATCCAAAATTTAGATTGGTCAGATAAGTGCAGTTTGTACCCACATTCGTAATACAATTATGGTCTGCAACAAAGTCCACCCATGATTCTGACAATTGAAATCTCATGTACTATTCTATGAAATCTTATTTTCTTGTCAAAATTTCTAATAGTAGTACGGTGATGTCTCCATCTATCCTAGAATTTATAGGACACCTTTGTAATGCCTGGCTCACTGGGATTCAATTGTActctatgtttttttttaattttttatgggaacagaccctacacgaggctcccacttctcgtgcacagtcaggggttgagcagcacccccaagccttatcataaataaaaataataataaaaatacacggagggggacataaaccttacctccgaacttaaggtggttcataagtcggctaacctactaaggtcgacCAACTTATCCTCGAATACTAGATGGAAaagcgataaacctatgagatgactcctctcgatacaatgcgactaagaaatacgtaaatgagggagactctccccttccatgtaaatcaagaaagaaacctacactagtcctattcaactaagctacattaaaaacatagctaaatcgaagtagagcaagtatacgaaacttcccATTTCCATGGATCGAGAGCGGTCGTGTCATCGTTGTCCTTCTTAGGCTTGTCGTACCGAGTTTGTCCATGAGATGTGAATGCGTCATGCATTGAAAGCGGCTGATGTCATGATGTTGCTGTTTTGGATATGAATAATGTGTCCGTCATTGAAAGAAATTAAGACGGCAATATTTTCagggtcgctcgactaacgtctccgatTACCCATTCGAGCCGCAACTTCTTGGGATCTCCCTatgtacctgcacaaacaaataAGCAAAAGGAGCCCCCAATAGTGTTTGGTGTTGTTGGTTGTTGCATTCTGTCAGTTGGCAGCTTCAAATTGTTCCTCATTTTAGTACTGTAGACCTCTTTGTTTATGTCAGTTGGCCGCTGAACTCTGCCTAGGTGCTGTTGTTGCAAACTGGTAGAGTTCCACAGCTGCTGTAGTTGTCTTTGTAGCTCAATGAAGTCTGCTGTTGCTGTACTGTAGTTGCTCCATGTGTTGTTGTGGAGATGTTGCATGAACTCCAGGCTCAGCTGCTGCAACACCACCACATGGCTCAAAGTGACATGATACCTGCACAAAGAGACACCCAACAGGAAACAGAATTGGAACTAAAGCTTCATTTTTGATGGCTGTTGAGTGTGGATCCATGTGTTGCTGGTCTGGATTGATGTTGCTGTATGCTCTTGTGTGTTGTGGTAGGTGGAAGTTCTTGTTCTTGGAGGGTGCAGCTGTGTAAAGTACCTGCACAAGGTAAACAAACAAGAAGACACCACTACTATAGCTCTTACTTCTAAATGTATGTTAGTAGTTCTACTGAAGCagtaaacaagggagactctccccttacaataggAAATAACTAGGTGGAATAAGGAGAAAAACAAATTACACATAGATAGTCTATTACACATTGAAAATGAGATCAGTCAAGAGGATAGTTTGATCCTTTTTAGAGTTTTCCTTCTGAAGCTTGccattcctagcttgtccatcttgatgtaACCCTTTATTTCATGTGGTAGTTGCTggaggttgtagaagtgttgtgtatcattgaacatgtggctgcattttgataaggtatctgcaggatgGTTTGCTTCTCTGAATATGTGTTTGCACTGAAAGAGTTCCAATTACTGGACCAAAGACTGTAATTTTGTAACATATCTGTGAATGCTCCAAGGTGGTTTGaggtcttgtttcagccacttagtcaataattctgaatcaacttccaatatcactctatcAAAGCCATGTTGGAGACACCAATTGAGGCCAATAGTTGCTGCCTGCACTTCTGCTTGGTTATTAGTACCCATTCccaatggagttgcaaaggcatatattaagttaccattgtggtctcttaatattccccctgctccaattttcccagggttgtctaatgcactcccatcagtattcaacttcacaatggaagatggaggtctgatccacataactttggTCACTCTCATGTCTTGTTGGCACTGTTCTACCATAGGGACCAGTTCCTTCCAACTTCACAAGAGCAGTGCTTATCAGCATGTATAGGTCCTtgactatggagaatttaactctagtagTATTGGATTTCTTTCCTTCATATTTActagcacatctattcttccatatatgccaacaaacaaagataggagtggcctgcaaCATGAGCTTATGAACCTCATTATTGGACTTGGCAGTCCACCATTTTATCAGGATGCTTCTCAAGGGGCAGGTCCCTTGCAGTATCCCCCATGAACTAGAGAattgttgccaaatatgcttggcaaaatttccagaagcaaatatgtgatctacatTGTCCAATCCTGGTCTGTAGCAACAAGAACATGCTGCTGGTACTGCTCCAAATTGGACTAGTTTATCATTAGTGGGGAGTTTCTATCTCACAGCTCTCCATAGTAAAAAGGACACTTTGAAGGGAATGTTAGTGTGCCAAGTGCATCCATCAGTCAGGGTCTtggctcttttttttttaactgtACTCTATGTAGTATACTTAATTGTGGACTATCTTGTTGAAGATACCAATATTTTGCTGCAAGTGCTGTTACTCTAAGCTAACACTATAATCATGTGTTAATATCATTGTTAGCTGCAAAATAGTATTAACTAATTGGTTAAATTCTTTTCTTCATTTGGCATACATATAGTAAACTGATTCACAGGTGAAATATGCAATCGTTAAGGCGCAATAGGTTGGAGATGGGGGAAGCGACTGTGGTGTTCATACCTGTTAGTTATCATCCTTCTTGAGTGTAAAAGAGAATATAGAAGGCCCCACTGAATCATTATTATTAATCCAATTTAATGGATGCTATGCATTTCATAAAGCTGTACGGCTGTACCAAAAGAAAAGGAGGGAGAGAATAGTTCACCCTTGTTGATTAGGGTGTTCTGGATAAGGTAGAAGTTCTTATGAAAGATGTTGAACTGATGGACTTTTGTTTTAAAGTGATAGCAATGAATTCGTCTTCTAACTCCTGATGTCTTCTTGATTTTTTCTCTGTCAATCGGATATATTTGCAATTGCATTAGACTTCTCACTGAACCCTTGTTGGTAGTGGCTTGCGCAGATCTTTAGCTGTCACAATTCAACTTGTAGACATAATTGGGTCTGTAGCTGTGGCTAAGGCTTTAAACTTCTTCAGCTGTGTGATTTTCTAAGGCTTATTCCTAATTGATGTGTTCTTTATGCTGGTAGTGTAAGAGAATTTATACTCTCTTAGTCACTAAAAGATAACTACAAGTAATCATACATAGAAAGAGAATTGTAATATGGGAAATAAAGCAACTTACATGATACAAGaagttaaaatatattaattgcAACTTGAGACTCTGCTTCTTTGGGCAGATAATCTGTGTTCTGAGCTGCTTTTGGAACAAAGAAATGAACTTTGGGAGACTGAAGAACGTGGTAGCTGCTGCAGCCATTGAAGGGGTGGCTGAGGCAAGGGCCAGGATATTTGGTCATGTGCTTAATCCAACCGGGCAGAGATCATCCCACAAGGTTTTACGCAAGAAGCTCATCGGTGAGAAGGTGTCACAATGGTACCCACATGATATCATGAAAGATGATCCTCTTGTGATGGCACGTCAAGAGCAAGAGCGCCTGAGCAAGCTTGAAATGCTTAAACGTCGTGGAAAGGGACCTCCTAAGAAGGGTCAAGGCAAGCAGGCTAAAAAGCGCAACAAATAGAGATGATACTTTCACCGGCTTGCAAATAGTATCAACAGCTTCGTGCTGTTGCTATACGTTACTCCTTGCAATTTGATTGCCTTTTTGCCACTGATCTCATAGGATTTCTTTTTGCAACTCAAGCATCTACTTTCAATAGTCTTTGTTTTCATGCTTGTTTCTGACTTTTAATATTGCTGATACACATTTGTTAGTATCAACTAAAGTGAATTTAGGGGTTGATTGGTTTGGAGGAACATTTGGGGTTAATTAGTTCAAATGAATAAGAAGTGTGTCCAAACGTCATTAACTACTAATGAAAGTTTTACGATGACTTTTACAATCTAGAAacattataatattttcttggaGACTCCATGCATGCATAAAGTATTCGCAAATATAAAACTTTTACACAAAACGTATATATAAAGCATCAAGTCATCTTTACATAttgtaatataaaatttatcttattttcatgattacaaatttcattttttacaaAGATTTTCACATATATATCCCTTGAATGATCTAATAATGTACACTAACaacatatataacttaaattctaCATATATCGTACATTAAATTTTTATCTACATGAAAGTGACAAAACAAAGGACAAGTTATATATTCAAGAATAACTCTCCATGACTCCACAAATACAAGAATTTAATCAACTCAGCATCCGCCGCCGCTGTCGCCGCAACCACCTCATCCTCCTCCCCCACCGCATCCACTGCCTCCTCCACCACCACAACCGCCTCCACCATCTCCTGCTTCACCACTACAACCGCCTCCACCGTCTCCTCTTTCGTCACCCCGACGTCTCTTTTGTCTGTTAGAGGAGTCTCCACAAACAAAAATGACCATAGAAATCATTAAAACAGACATAATAACCATTCCCACCATTATCATTAACCCCGAACCCTCAACCGTTGAGCCACCATCTACCACACCATAGAATCGTgccattttttttttgcttagaATTTAGAACTCatatatcaattaaattaatatcATGATTCAAGAATTGAAGATATTGACAAAACAGAGAAGCTAAAATCTTCAAGTTCAGATGGAGTAATCCATATTGATTAATTTCCTCATACAAGTGTAGATGATGTTGGTAGGCTTGACGATCATGGTAATGCTCAGAATCAAGTCCGGATCAATATGTTGATGCTGATGATaacaatgatgttgttattgataATACTCCTTCTCATGAAATTGTGGAAGAAGCAAATAATCCTCTTAAGAGGTCCACAAGACAACATATTTCCTCATCTCGCTATTCACCTAATGAGTGTGTGCTACTCACTGACGGGGGTAAACCTGGGTGCTATGAGGAGGCCATGGAAGATGAGCATAAGGATAAGTAGTCTGAAGCCATGCTAGATGAGATAAAATCTTTGCATGAGAATCACATttatgagttggtgaaattgcctAAGGGTATGAGAGCTTTGAAGAACAAATGAGTGttctaagttaaagttgaagaacacaACTTGAAGCTCAGATACAAAGCTAGATTGGTTGTTAGAGGATTTGGTCAAAGGAAGGGTATTGACTTTGACGAAATATTTTTTCCTGTTGTGAAAATGTCCTCCATTCATACAGTTCTTGGCTTAACTGCTAGTCTTAATTTAGAGATTAAGTAGATGGCTTTTCTACACGGTGACCTTGAAAAGAAGATTTATATGGAACGACCTGAGGGCTTCAAGGTAAAtggtaaagaaaattttgtgtgcaaactcaaaaaaaaaaattcgggCTAAAACAAGCTCCTAGACAGTGGTATAAAAGGTTTGAATCTGTTATAGGGGAGCAAGGCTCCAAGAAGACTTCTTCAGATCATTGtgtatttgtacaaaaaaaaTTTGACGATGATTTTATCATCCTTTTGCTATATGTGGATAATATGTTGATTGTGGGCAGGAATTCTTTCAAGATTGACGAGCTGAAGAAAGAGTTGTGTAAGTCTTTTGCCatgaaagacttgggtcatGCCAAGCAAATTTTGGGCATGAGAATTACCCATATCAGAGATAAAAGGAAGATTTATCTGTCACAAGAGAAGTGCATTGAACGTGTACTGGAGCGCTTCAACGTGAAGAATGCTAAGCCTGTTAGCACACCTCTTGCTGGTTATATGAAGTTGAGCAAGAAAATTTGTCCTACAGCTAGGGAGAAAAAGGAGAGCATGACCAAAGTTCCATATTCCTCCGTCGCCGGAAGTCTAATGTATACAATGGTATGCTCTAGACCTGATATTGTTCACGCAGTCTGTGTATTCAACAAGTTTTTCGACAATCCAGAAAAAAAGCATTGGAAAGCTGTAAAGTGGATGCTCAAGTATCTGAgaggaagctcaaataaatgtTTGTGTTTTGGAGGATCAAATTCAATCTTGAAGGGCTATACAAATGCTGATATGACAGGTGACCTTGATAATAGAAAATCCACTACtggatatttgtttactttttcaggTAGAGCTATATCATAGCAGTCGAAGTTGCAGAAGTGTGTTGCACTGTCTACAACTGTAGTTGAGTATATTGCGGCTACTGAAGTTGGCAAGGAGATGGTATGGCTCAAGCAATTTCTTCAAGAGCTTGGCTTGCATCAGAAGAAATATGTCATCTATTGTGACAGTCAAAATACAATAGACTTGAGCAAGAACTCCATGTACCATGCAAGGACGAAACACATCGACGTGAGATATCACTAGATTCGAGAAAAGATAAAAGACGAATCTATGCAAGTTAAAAAGATCTCTACAAATGAGAATTCTGCAGATATGCTGACAAAAATTGTAACAAGGAACAAGTTCGAATTGTGCAAAGAACTTGTTGGCATGAGCTCTCTCTGATAAGACGAAGATACCTCATTACAGTTGCATGAGACTGGAGGGGGAGATTTGTGGCGTCCATCTCATACAATTAGTCAATAATAGCTGCAAATCATTGCAGAATTGTCAAAGGCAGTAAATGTATTCTTACTATAAAATTGAATTGTCAGCAAATGTTGACAAATGATTTTTGACTTGTTAATTGTCATAATGTCATCAGTGACATCAATGGGAATTTTTTTTTCCCTATAAATAAGAGCCCTCAGCTCATTTGTTAGATATGAATTCacagagagaaaaaaagaaaaatatttagaaatatgtcatagactataagaaaatagtctgtgaagaaaaaatagagtgtgggcgatattttttttagtaaggtgggagatcaaaagagtgttattccttttgagtgtgtggtaatttttttttgagtattgtactcgtTAAGACCCAGTataaaatttcttactatagtgatatcagttgctcttcttggcccgtggtttttcccttatttaaaagggttttcatgtaaaattcttggtgtcattatttttccattttattttgtcattttgaccatatatatttttatgttagtcCACATTTTTCCAACACTAGCCACTGTATATGGAATTTGGTTCATTCAGCCTCACCACACCCTGGATTGCAGCTTCTTCTTTTGTTGTCGATTCAAGCAGGGATGGATGTAGCGTTGATGGTATGAGTTCAGCAGAATCTAATAACCTGTATTTGTCCTAAAAAGATCACTTAATATGTACATATTATTATAGTAATTTAGAATCCAATAACTGAAGGAATAAAATGCCGAACCTATAAAATTCAATTCCTGAATTCGCCTTTGAGCTCAAGCACTCAGAAAGACAAATAAAGCAGAAAGATGACTAACTGTAGGGCAAGTCAGAATCACATAACCAAAGTCTACCTATGAAGGTTACTGAACTGTAATTCTGCAGATTATATTACCCTAAAGGGTAAATCAGAATGCTGCCGAAGTcaatataatgttgcaatttcTTTTGACTTGCCGCTCTTGATTAACTTTTTGCTTTACAACTTATGTAGTCAGTAGTCAACATATTCATGTCCATAAGCATCATAGGATTTATATGTATTGACTCATATGTACTTTTATTCATTAGCATAATTGTACGTTATTACCCCAGCTAATGATCTATATAAATTAGTAAAGGTTAAAACATCTTCTACTATATCTATAGTAACCATGGATCATTTTGATTTTAGGCATGTTATCTTTAATGTTTGTAAACATTTTCAAATCCGGAATCAGAATGCCCTGGCAATTGAATCCATTCAACATTCACCAGTTTACTTTCATGGAAGCTAGCATTCTTCTTGTGGTTTTTGTTATCTTCTCTACCACCTCCATTAATATTCGTCCGAATCTCCCATTCAGTAACACTAGAAGCAGGCagttggtaaagttgctgccatgtgaccagaggtcatgggttcaagccttggaaacagcctctggcagaaatgcaaggtaaggctgcgtacaatggacccttgtggtcgggcccttccccggatcctgcgcatagcggaagcttaagtgcaccgggctgccttAGAAGCAGGCAGTGGCAAATATGTATAGGAGTAGGagatttcttcaaaattcttaCTCTGTCATTGCTAGTCTGTTTGGCAGTACCAAAACATACATTTTGGTATGCTTATCCAATGATCATATTGATTTCCCTGTGGTATAATTGGCTTGCCAAGACTTTCATAGCTTCCTATATTGGCGACAAGAAATGTCTCCCTCAATGCCCGTTTTCAATATTTTTGTCGTAACGAGACTTGACACTGCCAGTCTAAACTTTGAAGAACAACAACACAGTTCAGAGATCGAAGCTGTATAAATAACAGATGGACAATGAAGCTATTTGTACTTTTTATTTTCGAACACATTGATCAATATTGAGTAGTGACTATTACGTTCCCTTTTACAATTAAAAAGAAGGTATCAATAGCTTTGTGATGGGAATTCACACCGTACGAGACCAAAAGTGTTTGAGAAGACTTCGTCTCAATTATTCAAATCGTTCCAATTTATGTAATGTGTTTGATTGGGAGCGCAGTTTAAgtaaacttattttttttaaaaaaagatttattgTCTAAGACAAGCTACATATATATGTGCAATtagaaattaataggaagtttaaaaattaaaacattctTTTTTGGATCATTACTTATAATTTAACTCACCTGTAGATAAGTGATAAGTAATACATATTAAAGTTTAAactaatacataaaatatttcatagaGATAATGGATCAAAATCTCCCTGAAGTATCATATTTTTGTTAGTAACATACTTAAACTATGCGACAAATGACAAACTGTGTGTAACCACCTCTTTAGAGGAGCATGAGGGGCCAAAAAAGCCATCTAGGTGGCTTTTACGGCTACTAATTAAACCACGGACTAAGCAAAATAGAGGGAGGAgacagaatttttttttttgaatatatagATATGTTCTTCAACCTCTCAAAGTTTAGGATTTTTTTGTTCACGATATTTGATTCACACTTTTCATAGAGATATATGAAGTgttgatatattttttgattCACACTTTTTTTGATCATTAATTCTCACCGTGTTGATATATTTACTATAATTTAACTTACCCATAGATAAGTAATAAGCATTACATATTAGAgtttaaagtttaaattaatACATAACATAGCCACCTCCTTAGAGGCGCATGAGGGGCCAAAAAAGCCATCTAGGTGGCTTTTACGGCTACTAATTAAACCACGGACTAAGCAAAATAGAGGGAGGAGACACAATAAAAAAACTTGTGAATATATAGATATGTTCTTCAACCTCTCAAAGTTTAGGTATAATTTTGTTCACGATATTTGATTCATGCTTTTCAACCCCAAGAAAcgataaatcaaaattttatacaCTGAAATCGTTGTGAAGTCGAACCAAATGAGAGCTGGTTTACTTGAATTTCTCTATAACAAATAGAGAACTCTCAGTAAAATGGGTCAAAAGTGGCACTTCGTTTTTCTCTTTacctttattttttaatcttccttttaatttttaattccttttttcttttaacttctattttttttttgtatctttaCTTTTTTACTTAGAATTAAAATCATTGATAATCtaaatgaaatttgaaaataataattaaataacatgTATAGTATCACTCAAcactctttaatttttttagagcATAATGTCACGTGCTTAGTCTTTTACTACGCGCACGTGTGGCTCTTGACAACTTGCTCACGTTCTTGCACTACTTGCTTACGATCTTGCTATGCCAAGTCAGCCTAAGATTATAAGAATCGCTAAGAGAATGGGAGAAAGAACACAAGAGAATTGTTAGGAAGAATGTTGTAGATAACTTTGATtgaattttgtttgattttttggtTGATGAATTTACAAATAGATgttcctctatttatactactcatCTTGGGGCTAAAgtgtaaataataattttttacataAATCTC
This sequence is a window from Solanum dulcamara chromosome 10, daSolDulc1.2, whole genome shotgun sequence. Protein-coding genes within it:
- the LOC129870728 gene encoding uncharacterized protein LOC129870728 → MNFGRLKNVVAAAAIEGVAEARARIFGHVLNPTGQRSSHKVLRKKLIGEKVSQWYPHDIMKDDPLVMARQEQERLSKLEMLKRRGKGPPKKGQGKQAKKRNK